The genome window CGGGTCTAGAGCTCCGAAAGGTTCGTCCAAAATCAACAGTTTGGGACGAGTTGCCAGAGCTCTGGCGATCGCCACCCGCTGTTTCATCCCCCCGGACAATTGGCCCGGTCTTTTGTTACAAGCTTCGGTCAGCCCCACTAATTCCAAGTGTTCCTTGACGATCGTATTGTGTTCGTCTGCGGACTTTTCCGGGTAAACATTTTCAACGCCGAGGTGAATATTTTCAGTAGCAGTCAGCCACGGTAGCAGCGAGTAGTTTTGAAATACCACCATTCTGTCCGGGCCAGGTTCAGTAATCCGCGAACCTTGCAGGGCCACTTCTCCGTTTGTCGGGCCGTTGAATCCCGCGATCATATTCAGCAAAGTTGATTTGCCGCAGCCAGAGTGACCGATCAAACAAATAAATTCGCCTTCATTAATAGTCAGGTTTACACCGTCGAGAACGACGTAAGGGCCTTTAGGAGTTTCGTAGACTTTCGATACGTCTTTAATAGTAAGAAAGTCTTGCTTGGGCGTTTGAAGTGTGGTTTTTTGGAGGGTTTTGAGAGTTTGCATATTTTCAGGAGAGGGATTTTGGGTAGGGGAATTAGACATGACAACTTTCGATTGAGAATTTGAAATGAGGGAGTTAGGAAGCGGAAAATGTGGAGTCTTGTTTCCTGATTTCTTGCTCCTCATTCCCTCTTCCTATTTGCTGGTTATGCTGGCAGTTTGATAGAACATTGACTGCCTATTTGTTCAATTAAAATTTCTTCAATGCGGACGGCGCGCTTGATTTTGACATTGTGAAGATAGTCGATCGGGTCGTCGAGATTAAACACAGTGCCGTCAAATAGCTCGATCGTCCGGCGATCTCTTGCAATATCCGGCAAACCCAATTCGCGCACTGCTTGACCGAAAACATCGGGACGCAAAACTCGATCGACCACTTCCACCCAGTTTTTCGGGAACGGGATCAGTCCCCAGCGAGCCATCTGCGCCATCACCCACACCATTTCTAGGCGGTCTGGACAATTGGTTTTGTCAACGTAGAACTGGTTGAAGTTGTAGAGCATTTCGGGTTCTGCCTCCGTACCGGAGTTGTACGGGTCGATGAATCCCGGACGGATGTCTTTCGGATCGGCGCCGATGTATTGTTCTTGGCTCATCAATACTAGGACTTCTTCGCGGTTGCGGCGGTCGTCGCAGTAGTCGCAGGCTTCCAAAAGCGCTTTGACGAGGGCGAGGTGGGTTTGAGGATATTTCTGAGCCCAATCTTCGGTAACACCGAGAACTTTTTCGATGTGTCCGGGCAGAATATCGAGGGAACGGGCCATGACAAAACCCGTGCCGCTGTTGACTGCGTGGGAGTTCCAGGGGTCGCCCGAGCAGTAGGCGTCAATATTGCCTGCTTTTAAATTCGCTACCATCTGCGGGGGCGGAATCACGGTCAAGCCCACGTCGAGGTCGGGGTCGATGCCGCCGGCGGCCAGCCAGTAGCGGAACAGCAGATTGTGCATGGAGGCGGAGTGTACCGTGCCCAAGGTGTGAACTTTATCGGGACTCTTGGCGATCGCAGCTTTGAAATCCTCTAACGTCCGAATGCCTTGTTTGTAAAGCTCTTTGCTGAAAACAATCGAATTGCCGTTGCGGGACAGAGTGAGGGCGCTGCAGACGGGCACAGGGGCTTCACCGTCGAGGCCCAACAGCATGGCGACCGGCATTCCTGCGACCATTTGCGCCGCGTCCAGCCGTCCTTCGGCGACTCCTTTGGCGATCGCTTTCCAGCTAGGTTCGCGGCTGAGAGTAACTTCTTCCAAGCCGTGCGCTTGGAAAAATCCTTTTTCTTTGGCTACTACTAAGGGGGCGCAGTCGGTGAGGGGAATAAAGCCGATGTCGAGGTTGATTTTTTCCAAGCCGTTGCGGGCGATCGCAGGCGGTTGTTGTTTGGCCCGGCGCTGTTTGACCCGCTTTTGCTGGTTGAGGAAGTAAACCATTTCGTTCCGCAGCGCGTAGTAACTCGGATGGTTGACAACTTCCATGCGCTTGCGGGGGCGGGGAATGTTCACTTCGAGGATTTGCCCGATTTGCGCTTCCGGGCCGTTGGTGAGCATCACAATGCGATCGCTCAATAATAAAGCCTCATCCACGTCGTGAGTTACCATCACGCTGGTGACTTTGCTTTCCTCGCAAATTTTCATCAACTGGTCTTGCAAACCGCCGCGAGTTAAAGCATCGAGGGCTCCGAAGGGTTCGTCTAGCAGCAGCAATTTCGGGCGAATCGCTAGGGCGCGGGCGATCGCAACTCTTTGTTTCATCCCCCCAGAAATTTCGCCCGGGCGTTTGTCGGCGGCGTGCCCGAGTCCGACCAATTTAATGTGGTGTTCGATCACCAACTCGCGATCTTCTTGAGAGTTACCGCTGTAAATTTCATTTACTGCTAGGGCGATATTTTCGCGCACCGTCAGCCAAGGTAGCAGCGAGTAATTTTGAAACACCACCATTCTGTCGGGGCCTGGATCGCGGACTTCGCGCCCTTCTAAAGTAATCCCGCCCTGACTTGCTTTGTCGAGGCCGGCGATGATATTTAGCAGCGTAGATTTGCCGCAGCCGGAGTGTCCGATTAAGGTGATGAATTCTCCCTTTTTAATTTTCAGTTCGATATTTTTAAGAGCGATGTATTGCTCTCCATTGGACAAGTTAAATACGCGGTCAACGTGGTCTACTTCAACAAATACTGACATGGTAATTTTAGGTTAGTTTGTAATTTCTAGATGCTGATTATTAATGGGGCATCGGGCATCGGGCATCGGGCATGCCCCATGCCCTATGCCCTATGCGCCAATTCTATTTCTGTTCTTCTGGAACAACTTTGGAAGCGATGAAACCAACAATTCTGTCTAAAATCAAACCGACGATTCCTACATAAAGCACTGCCAAAATCACGTGGCTGAGTCGAGAACTGTTGTAAGCGTCCCAGATGAAGAAGCCGATGCCGACGCCGCCGACTAACATTTCCGCAGCTACGATCGCCAGCCAAGACAAACCGATACCAATTCTCAAGCCAGTGAAAATGTAAGGAACTGAAGAAGGGAGCAGGATTTTCCAGAAGTATTTTTGGTTGGGGAGGCGCAAGACGCGGGCGACGTTTCTGTAGTCTTGGGGTATTTGTTGAACGCCTACTGTGGTATTAATTAAAATCGGCCAAATTGCTGTAATTAAAATTACGAACAGTGCTGACACTTCGTTAGCTTTCACCCCCATGCCTTCAAAGGGATTGAACTGTTGAAATACGGCCAGGGCGATCGGCAGCCAAGCCAGGGGCGGGATAGTTCTGAATACTTGAAACAGCGGGTCTAAAGCATCGAACATTAGAGAGTTTGTACCGATCAATATTCCTAAACCAATACCCAGAACTGCTGCTAGAGTAAATCCGATCGCCACCCGCTGCAAGCTTGCCGCCAGTTGCCAAAATAAGCCTTTGTCGGTGCCGCCTCTGTCAAAGAACGGATTGATAATCAGCTCCCAGCTTTCTTGGACAGCTTTAATTGGCCCCGGCAAGCTGGATGAGGCATCGTGGCAGAGGATTTGCCAAACTACGAGCAGAACTGCGATCGCAACTAGCGGGCGGATGATTTTTCTGCGGTTTTTTTGAACCCGATCCAAAACGAAATTTACGGGATTTTTGCTTTTAGTAACAGCGAGGTTTGTTGCCATTTTTGTTCTTGGAGTATTGTGAATAATCGATTATTTGTAGATACTTTGAAACTATCGCCGTGTCTGGGGTGGGTTGAGTTAGGAAACCCAACTCCACTCAATTTTAAACTCGGTCAACTATCACCAGCGAACAGTCAACAGTCAACAGTCAACAAACTAATTATGCTTTCTTGATTGCCAGACCCTTCAGATATTCTTCTGGTTTTTCGGGGTCAAACTTCACGCCGTCAAAGAAGGTTTCGACACCGCGAGAAGTCGTAGCAGGAATTTGGGCGGCGGGAACGCCAAGTGCTGTCGCTGCAGCTTTCCAAATATCTTCGCGGTTAACTTTATCAACCGTGGCTTTGATGTCGGTAGTTGCCGGCATATAACCCCAGCGAATATTTTCAGTGATGAACCAAGCATCGTGACTCTTGTAGGGATAGGAAGCATTGTCAGCCCAGAATTTCATCGCCACTGGGCTGGCAGCTTCAACGCGACCGGTACCGTAGTCAATTTGACCTTTAGAGCGACCGATAATATCTGCTACTGGAACTTTTAACCACTTATCTTGAGAGATGATTTGGCACATCTCATCGTGATTTTCTGCCTTATCGCACCACTGCTGGGCTTCCAGTACGGCCATTGTAAGTGCTTTAGTAGCTTTGGGGTTTTTTGCAACCCAATCTGCTCTTAAACCTAAAGCTTTTTCTGGGTGGTCTTTCCAAAGTTCTCCGGTTACTAAGGCGGTGTATCCTACCTTTTGAGTAACTAGCTGAGCATTCCAAGGTTCGCCTACGCAAAAGGCTTCCATGCTGCCAGATTTCATGTTCGCTACCATTTGGGGCGGCGGTATGGGAATCACGGAAACATCTGTATCTGGATTAATACCGCCGGCTGCTAACCAATAGCGCATCCACAAGTCGTGAGTGCCGCCGGGAAAGGTCATAGCAATTTTTTGATTGGCGAGGGCTGCTTTGAGAGGTTTGCTGTCAGTACCTATTTTTAAATCTAGGTATTTTTTGCTGAGGGAAATTGCTTGACCGTTAGTATTTAACCGGGCAACAATGTTCATCGGCACTGGCTGATTGCCTTTGGTAATAGTGCCTAATGTCATCTGGTAAGGCATCGGGGATAAAATGTGGGCCCCGTCAATGCCGCCTTTGTCGGAACCGAGTTCTAAGTTGTCGCGAGTAACTGGCCAAGATGCTTGTTTGGTAACTTGTACGTCTTTCATGCCGTACTTGGCAAATAGCCCTTTTTCTTGGGCAATGATTAAGGGCGCTGAGTCGGTGAGGGCGATGAATCCGAGTTTGGCTGCGGTAACTTCTGGGGCGTCGGCGGGGTTGATGTTGACTGCTGGGGCGGCGCTGGGTGTGGCGCTGCTGGGAGTTGCGTTAGATGTGGTGGAACCGGAACTGCAACCGTGGGCTAGGAGGGTGCCGGCTGCTGTTGCTCCAGCGGTTATAATGAATTTTCTTCTAGAAAGGTTGCTCATTTGTCTTGAATTGTTGTTGTACTTTGAGATCTTGGAAATGTGAAATGTGAGATTGATTGGTGACTTTGGCATCGCATCTCACATGATGAGATTAGGCGTCGATCGACACTTTGCCGATCGCCCGCGCGCTGCAAGCTAAAATGAACCCTGGTTCTAAGTCTCGGGCCGCGTCGGGTTGGCTGTCGTAGACTGTTTGGCCTTCTAGGAGTTTTTGCTGGCAAGTGCCGCAGCTTCCCGACCGGCAATTGCTGTCAAGTTCGACTCCGGCCCGTTCGGCAACATCGAGAATGAACTCATCTTCGCTGCAAGCAACTTCTTTGCCCGATCGAGCGAAAATAACAGTAGATGTCTGAGGTTTGGCTGCCGGGACTGCCGTTTCGTCCCTGTCAACCGTCAGTTGCAGTTGCCGGTTGAGCGAAACTACATTTTCTTGAGATGGATTGGGAACGGCCCCGAAGTTATCGACTAACAGTTGGCGCAGCACTGGTTTGAGGTCTTCGCAAGGGATGCTTTTTTGGACGCAAGTACCCAAATGAGCGTCTTTTCCGACTGTGCCTCCCATGTAAATGTCTACACCTTCGAGGGTTTTGCCGTTCTTGCGAACTTTTGTTCCCATCAAACCGATGTCTGCTACTTGGGGTTGACCGCAGGAATTGGGGCAACCCGTCCAGTGAATTCTGACCGGTTTGGGAACTGACAGTTCGAGTTCGAGTTCCTCAATCATTGCCACGGATCGGCTTTTGGTTTCGATGAGGGCGAAGTTGCAAAACTTAGCGCCGGTGCAGGAAACCAAGGCTCGCGTCAGGGGTGCGGGGTTGATGGAAAAACGCTGCAACAGCGGTTCTTTGACCAGCGATTCAATCCGCGAGTCGGGAACGTTAGGAATAATCACGTTTTCTTCAACGGTGAGCCTGAGTTCGCCGCTGCCGTAAACCTCGGCAATTCTGGCCAAATCGAACAAATCCGATGCCTGCAGCCGTCCGACGGGAACGTGCAGCCCTACATAGTTGAGCCCTGATTGTTTTTGGGGGTAGATGCCGATGTGGTCGCGTTTGTCCCAGACGATTTCATCTTTAGGCGCGGCGGCGGGCAAAGTGCGACCTAATTCTTGTTCGACTTCGGATCGGAATTGTTCGATTCCGAGTTCGTCAATCAGCCACATCAGCCGCGATTTTTGGCGGTTTGCTCTCGGGCCTCGATCGCGAAACACAGTTAAAATTGCTTTGCACAAATCTACAACGTCGCTGGGACTTGCCCATGCGTTGAGGGGAATTGCCGCTTCGCAGCGTTTGGCGGAGAAGAAACCGCCGACTAAAACGTTAAAGCCGATGTTGCCGTCTTTGTAAGCGGGTACGAAGGCGATGTCGTTGATTTCTGCGTGGACTGAGTTGTCGCGGCAGCCTGCGATCGCAATATTAAACTTTCTCGGCAAATTTGAAAACGCGGGGTTGCCTTCGCCGCTGTTGGTAATCAAATCTTGGACTTGGTTCGCCAGTTCTCGCGTATCTATCAGTTCGTCCGCGTCCAGCCCCGCGACTGGGGAACCCGTGATGTTACGCACGTTGTCCATGCCAGACTGGATGCTGGTCATGCCCGCTTCTTTGAGGCGGCGGAAGATGTCGGGTACGTCTTCGATGCGAATTCCGCGCAATTGCAGGTTTTGTCTGGTGGTGATGTCGGCGCTGCCGTCGTCCCCGTAGCGTTGGACGATTTCTGCTAGCGTTCTGGTTTGATTGCTAGTAATGATGCCGTTGGGCAAGCGCAGCCGCATCATAAATTTGCCCGGAGTTACTGGTCGAAAGAAGATGCCGAGCCATTTGAGGCGGTGCTCGCGATCGATTTCGTCCATTGCTTCCCAGCCGATTGCGGCGAAGTGGTCGAGTTCGGCTGTTAATGCTAAGCCATCTTTTTCGGCTTTGAGTTTTTCAAACTTGTTCAGGCTCGCTTGGGCTTTGGGTTCTACTGTTTGGGTCATCGGTTTACCCTCGCTGCTGGCTTGTTGGGGAGAAGTATTGACTTGGAGCATAAAGTGTGTGTTTCCTGCTAACCTTAGTTAGTGTATGGATTTAAAACTGTATATTTAGTTACTAGATCGAATTTCTTTTAAGCATGGTTGGTCTTCTGTACATTTGAGCTTGACTGGGCGCTGGCTCGAACGTCGCCCAACTATTTATGGTTATAGTTGCTACCGATGATTCGGTCGATCGCTGCGTTTCGATGCACCTTTGTTATGAGCTAATGTAAAGCCCACGATTGTAAATATTCGTAGCTATTTTTACAAAATATTGAGTTTTATGAATATTTCGCATAGGGCCGATGCGTTTTATACATGGGAAATGGGTAAAGACACCCACAAAACCGAAAAATCTCTATAAATCTTTAGATTTAGGAGGGGAGAGGGGATATTGGAATATCTAAGATTAATTTTGTGACTGCGATCGCAGACTTAAAACGCGATCGTCACAACATCAGAGCGGTCTCTGTCACACAGTTTGCCTCAAAACATCACGTTGTGTGCTATGCGAGCGTCACTATTAATTTTCGGAGAACGAGAGATGATATAAGTATCGAATTCAGGGAATGTCTCATGTTTTTAGTTCAACTTCTCCCCGGCGCTATTTCCGAAATGCTTGCCTCTGTGACGGAGACGGGCTGTTTGACTTTAGCCGATCGCTACGGCTTGATGGCCGCTGTTTTGGACGACTCTCTCGACGATGAATGCAGACATTCGATCGACCGCCTGCTGCGTTCTGCGATCAAGGGAAGAGTCAAGATAGTCAACGAACTGTCGGCGATATATTAACAGCATTTAAAAATTTGATTGATTTATGCAGCGCATAAGAGTGCAGAAACCACCGGCCGAGTTAAAAGGAACCCACGATGGCTGCAGCGGATGTAGGGCCGGAAGTTGATTGGGTGTTCTAAAAACGTGCGATCGTTCCTCGCCGTCAGTCGATTTTAGATTTTAGATTTTAGATTTTAGATTTTAGATTGACTTGCGCGAGATAAATGCTCTTTCTTGAGGATTTTCGATTTGAGATGCTTTCGATTGATTCCACGGATAAATTCCGGGGCTTGTACCACCTTTGAAATTCTTGGTCAGTCGATTTTCGATTTTCGATTTACTCCACAAGACTTGCATTGCATCAATCTTCGATCGATAAATTGACCGCCGATGAAAAGCAGATAAACAGAGATGAACGCTGATGCTTTTCCTGAATAGTTTCTGAATGAACCCAATGCAAGTCTACAGATGAATCTGGGATCTTGAACAAGAGCGTTACCCGTTCACCTGCCCGAGAGTCGAAGGGTTTCAAGTTTTCTCCCTCCACTACAGCAGTCGGGGGCTTGGCTCCATTTTTGGGCAGGGCCAAAAAAATTTCTGATTATCCAATTCTGGCAACAAGTGCGGCACTTACAGAAAAAGTGCCGCTCCACAGTGAGTATCGATCGGCGAGCGAGTCGGTGCGGTCGATCGCCTATAATAGAATTTTGGGCGATCGGCATTTTAGGACTTTGAAGACTGAAGTCCTCACTACAAACATAATTATCATTATTGAACCGGGCGGGAGATGACCGAAAGCATCCAGGATACCCGCCACGTGATTCATCCGTGGAGAAATCAAAAACGTGTATCCGAGAAACTTGCACCCAAATTTATCTCGCGCAAGTCAATGCTTCAATTCTTTAATCTAAAATCTAAAATCGCGCAATCGATTGACAGGCAACTCAT of Oscillatoria nigro-viridis PCC 7112 contains these proteins:
- the ntrB gene encoding nitrate ABC transporter permease; the protein is MATNLAVTKSKNPVNFVLDRVQKNRRKIIRPLVAIAVLLVVWQILCHDASSSLPGPIKAVQESWELIINPFFDRGGTDKGLFWQLAASLQRVAIGFTLAAVLGIGLGILIGTNSLMFDALDPLFQVFRTIPPLAWLPIALAVFQQFNPFEGMGVKANEVSALFVILITAIWPILINTTVGVQQIPQDYRNVARVLRLPNQKYFWKILLPSSVPYIFTGLRIGIGLSWLAIVAAEMLVGGVGIGFFIWDAYNSSRLSHVILAVLYVGIVGLILDRIVGFIASKVVPEEQK
- a CDS encoding 2Fe-2S iron-sulfur cluster-binding protein, coding for MQLTVDRDETAVPAAKPQTSTVIFARSGKEVACSEDEFILDVAERAGVELDSNCRSGSCGTCQQKLLEGQTVYDSQPDAARDLEPGFILACSARAIGKVSIDA
- a CDS encoding CmpA/NrtA family ABC transporter substrate-binding protein — its product is MSNLSRRKFIITAGATAAGTLLAHGCSSGSTTSNATPSSATPSAAPAVNINPADAPEVTAAKLGFIALTDSAPLIIAQEKGLFAKYGMKDVQVTKQASWPVTRDNLELGSDKGGIDGAHILSPMPYQMTLGTITKGNQPVPMNIVARLNTNGQAISLSKKYLDLKIGTDSKPLKAALANQKIAMTFPGGTHDLWMRYWLAAGGINPDTDVSVIPIPPPQMVANMKSGSMEAFCVGEPWNAQLVTQKVGYTALVTGELWKDHPEKALGLRADWVAKNPKATKALTMAVLEAQQWCDKAENHDEMCQIISQDKWLKVPVADIIGRSKGQIDYGTGRVEAASPVAMKFWADNASYPYKSHDAWFITENIRWGYMPATTDIKATVDKVNREDIWKAAATALGVPAAQIPATTSRGVETFFDGVKFDPEKPEEYLKGLAIKKA
- a CDS encoding ABC transporter ATP-binding/substrate-binding protein (This model describes the ATP binding subunits of ATP-binding cassette (ABC) transporters for nitrate transport, or for bicarbonate transport, in bacteria and archaea.); translation: MSVFVEVDHVDRVFNLSNGEQYIALKNIELKIKKGEFITLIGHSGCGKSTLLNIIAGLDKASQGGITLEGREVRDPGPDRMVVFQNYSLLPWLTVRENIALAVNEIYSGNSQEDRELVIEHHIKLVGLGHAADKRPGEISGGMKQRVAIARALAIRPKLLLLDEPFGALDALTRGGLQDQLMKICEESKVTSVMVTHDVDEALLLSDRIVMLTNGPEAQIGQILEVNIPRPRKRMEVVNHPSYYALRNEMVYFLNQQKRVKQRRAKQQPPAIARNGLEKINLDIGFIPLTDCAPLVVAKEKGFFQAHGLEEVTLSREPSWKAIAKGVAEGRLDAAQMVAGMPVAMLLGLDGEAPVPVCSALTLSRNGNSIVFSKELYKQGIRTLEDFKAAIAKSPDKVHTLGTVHSASMHNLLFRYWLAAGGIDPDLDVGLTVIPPPQMVANLKAGNIDAYCSGDPWNSHAVNSGTGFVMARSLDILPGHIEKVLGVTEDWAQKYPQTHLALVKALLEACDYCDDRRNREEVLVLMSQEQYIGADPKDIRPGFIDPYNSGTEAEPEMLYNFNQFYVDKTNCPDRLEMVWVMAQMARWGLIPFPKNWVEVVDRVLRPDVFGQAVRELGLPDIARDRRTIELFDGTVFNLDDPIDYLHNVKIKRAVRIEEILIEQIGSQCSIKLPA